One genomic window of Hymenobacter sp. J193 includes the following:
- a CDS encoding acyl-CoA dehydrogenase family protein: MSVPPTPTAELPLAPVVLPAPETAAAQLVPRLFAHAPLSDFDGGFPVEEFTWLRDAGLLTAVLPPALGGVGLTDEALLRVLCHIGRGNLAVGRVFEGHVNALQLILRFGTPDQQRRWAADAHAGHLFGVWNTEAADGVQLMPLPEGGLALHGAKTFASGAGHVTRPLLTGRLPNGGWQIVVLSADEQVPALDPAFWLPLGMRASASFRADFAGLTVTPEQQLGPPGDYYRQPWFSGGAIRFAAVQLGGAESVLDETRRFLRQLGRTDDPYQRQRLGEMATLVESGRQWLRAAAEHAARPEATEQAEATVAYANMVRTAIEEICLRVLPLAERSVGARGLLRPEPLERLHRDLTHYLRQPAPDAALADVGRFALSSDMPTYQLWHA; encoded by the coding sequence ATGTCCGTTCCTCCTACTCCCACCGCCGAGCTGCCGCTGGCACCTGTGGTGCTGCCCGCCCCCGAAACAGCCGCCGCGCAGCTGGTTCCCCGCCTGTTTGCCCATGCTCCCTTGTCTGATTTCGACGGCGGCTTCCCTGTGGAGGAGTTTACCTGGCTGCGTGACGCGGGCTTGCTCACCGCCGTGCTGCCGCCTGCGCTGGGCGGGGTGGGCCTGACCGATGAGGCGCTGCTACGGGTGCTCTGTCACATCGGGCGCGGCAATCTGGCCGTAGGCCGCGTGTTTGAAGGCCACGTAAACGCTCTACAGCTTATCCTGCGGTTTGGCACCCCGGACCAGCAACGGCGCTGGGCCGCCGATGCCCACGCTGGGCACCTTTTTGGCGTCTGGAACACCGAAGCCGCCGATGGCGTGCAGCTTATGCCCCTGCCCGAAGGCGGCCTGGCCCTGCACGGAGCCAAAACCTTTGCCTCGGGCGCCGGCCACGTCACGCGGCCCCTACTCACGGGCCGGCTTCCCAATGGAGGCTGGCAGATAGTGGTGTTGTCTGCCGATGAGCAGGTACCTGCCCTCGACCCAGCTTTCTGGCTACCGCTCGGCATGCGCGCTTCCGCCAGTTTCCGCGCCGATTTCGCGGGCCTGACGGTGACGCCGGAGCAGCAGCTGGGCCCGCCCGGCGACTATTACCGGCAGCCCTGGTTTAGCGGCGGGGCCATTCGGTTTGCGGCCGTGCAGCTGGGTGGGGCCGAGAGCGTGCTGGATGAAACCCGCCGCTTCCTGCGCCAGCTGGGCCGTACCGATGACCCTTACCAACGCCAGCGCCTCGGCGAAATGGCTACGCTGGTGGAAAGTGGCCGCCAGTGGCTGCGCGCCGCCGCCGAACACGCTGCCCGCCCCGAGGCCACGGAGCAGGCTGAAGCCACTGTGGCCTACGCCAACATGGTGCGCACCGCTATTGAGGAAATCTGCCTGCGGGTGCTGCCCCTGGCTGAACGTTCCGTGGGGGCTCGCGGCCTGTTGCGCCCCGAGCCGCTGGAGCGCCTCCACCGCGACCTGACGCACTACCTGCGCCAACCCGCCCCTGATGCCGCCCTGGCTGATGTGGGCCGCTTCGCCCTGAGCTCCGACATGCCCACTTATCAACTCTGGCATGCCTAG
- a CDS encoding PIG-L deacetylase family protein, translating to MPSAPAFFVDLPLRPATAALACGPTLIVAPHPDDETLGCGGLIALLRQAQVPVWVVLVSDGTMSHPNSRRHPPAARQALREAELREALARLGVADTALTCLARPDGRVAADDAQALEQLAQLLLTKRPATVLTPWRRDPHPDHRATTALVQQAVARLPTPPRLLEYVVWAWERASPTDVPQPGEVQGWRLDISPVLAQKQHALAAHASQLPGGPIDDDPTGFYLAPSMLAHFAQPFETYLEAVAGEEPV from the coding sequence ATGCCTAGCGCCCCGGCTTTCTTTGTCGATCTGCCTCTGCGGCCTGCTACTGCTGCGCTTGCCTGTGGTCCTACCCTGATAGTAGCCCCGCACCCCGATGATGAAACGCTGGGCTGCGGCGGGCTGATAGCGCTATTGCGGCAAGCGCAGGTGCCCGTATGGGTGGTGCTGGTGAGCGATGGTACGATGTCGCACCCCAACTCCCGGCGCCACCCGCCCGCCGCCCGGCAGGCCCTCCGGGAAGCCGAGTTGCGCGAAGCCCTGGCCCGACTGGGTGTGGCCGATACGGCCCTCACCTGCCTGGCGCGGCCCGATGGTCGGGTAGCTGCCGATGATGCCCAGGCACTGGAGCAGCTAGCTCAGCTGCTGCTAACCAAGCGACCAGCCACTGTGCTCACGCCCTGGCGCCGCGACCCCCACCCCGACCACCGCGCTACCACCGCGCTGGTGCAGCAGGCAGTGGCGCGGCTGCCCACGCCCCCGCGCCTGTTGGAGTACGTGGTGTGGGCCTGGGAGCGGGCTTCCCCTACTGATGTACCCCAGCCGGGCGAAGTGCAGGGCTGGCGGCTGGACATCAGCCCGGTGCTGGCGCAGAAGCAGCATGCACTGGCAGCCCACGCCTCTCAGCTGCCCGGCGGCCCTATCGATGATGATCCTACCGGGTTCTACCTGGCGCCGTCCATGCTCGCGCACTTCGCCCAGCCGTTCGAAACGTACCTGGAAGCGGTGGCAGGTGAGGAGCCTGTATAG
- a CDS encoding geranylgeranylglycerol-phosphate geranylgeranyltransferase has translation MNKQLMVQPSSTADTRSPWRGLRELVQLVRLPNLLLLALCMVLVRVGLLHRHMPAASLLDVRFALLLLSTLCVAAAGYIINDYYDVKIDAINRPDRLVVGRAVNRRHAMLAHLLLTGIGMLVSGALSPLLGLVHAASGLLLWGYSVRLKRMALVGNLSIAALTAASVLTPELQLRTGVSTVWVYALAAFLLSVVREIIKDVEDMRGDAEHDCRTLPIVAGVARTQWVAGFFLLLLALLVSGAVWQSVQLGWWWLAAWLLVLVLLPLAALARLLARADRKAHFAQLSLWCKLIMLAGVLSMLVVEVGG, from the coding sequence GTGAACAAGCAACTAATGGTGCAGCCTTCTTCCACCGCTGATACACGAAGCCCCTGGCGCGGCCTGCGCGAGCTGGTGCAGCTGGTGCGCCTGCCCAACCTGCTGCTGCTGGCTTTGTGCATGGTGCTGGTGCGCGTGGGGTTGCTGCACCGCCATATGCCCGCCGCCAGCCTGCTCGATGTGCGCTTTGCTCTGCTGCTGCTGTCCACGCTGTGCGTAGCGGCCGCTGGCTACATCATCAATGACTACTACGACGTCAAGATTGACGCCATCAACCGGCCCGACCGGCTGGTGGTAGGCCGGGCCGTAAACCGCCGTCATGCCATGCTGGCCCATTTGCTGCTTACGGGCATCGGGATGCTGGTGAGCGGGGCGCTGTCGCCGCTGCTGGGGCTGGTGCACGCGGCGTCGGGGCTGCTGCTCTGGGGCTACTCGGTGCGCCTCAAGCGTATGGCGTTGGTAGGCAACCTGAGCATTGCGGCCCTCACGGCGGCTTCGGTGCTTACGCCGGAGCTGCAGCTGCGCACGGGCGTAAGTACCGTGTGGGTGTACGCCCTGGCGGCGTTTCTACTCTCGGTTGTGCGCGAAATCATCAAGGACGTGGAGGATATGCGCGGGGACGCCGAGCACGACTGCCGCACGTTGCCCATTGTGGCCGGCGTGGCCCGCACCCAGTGGGTAGCTGGTTTCTTTCTGTTACTGTTGGCGCTGCTGGTGAGCGGGGCCGTGTGGCAGTCGGTGCAGCTGGGCTGGTGGTGGCTGGCGGCCTGGCTGCTGGTATTGGTCCTGTTGCCCCTGGCGGCGCTGGCCCGGCTTTTAGCCCGTGCCGACCGCAAAGCCCACTTCGCGCAGCTAAGCTTGTGGTGCAAGCTCATTATGCTGGCCGGGGTGCTGTCGATGCTGGTGGTGGAGGTAGGCGGATAA
- a CDS encoding (2Fe-2S)-binding protein, whose product MPIHLHAVKTVNITFQFEDGQPAQTHVAAEGESVLDVALNNDIQLQHNCGGVCGCSTCHVYVVQGEDDLPEISDKEEDFIDRAVNPRINSRLGCQCVVQASTSDLIIRIPPQHFLGH is encoded by the coding sequence TTGCCCATACACCTTCACGCCGTGAAAACCGTCAATATCACCTTTCAATTTGAAGACGGGCAGCCCGCGCAGACGCACGTGGCCGCCGAGGGCGAATCTGTACTAGACGTGGCCCTCAACAACGACATTCAGCTGCAGCACAACTGCGGCGGGGTGTGCGGCTGCAGTACCTGCCACGTGTATGTAGTGCAGGGCGAAGACGACCTGCCCGAAATCAGCGACAAGGAAGAGGACTTCATCGACCGCGCCGTGAACCCGCGCATCAACTCGCGCCTGGGCTGTCAGTGCGTGGTGCAGGCCTCTACCAGCGACCTGATCATCCGCATTCCACCCCAGCACTTCCTGGGTCACTAA
- a CDS encoding Rossmann-like and DUF2520 domain-containing protein, which yields MEHHFPADRPFRVAVLGTGRVASHLVPALARAGHQVTAVWGRSLAAATELAALAPGALPVAGPGPLPAADIYLVAVSDAAVAEVVSAVRFPAGSIVAHTSGSVPLAAVAAVPEVRGGVWYPLQTFSAGRAVDWAQVPICVEAADSAAETALLALARSLSPEKAQLVATPQRQALHVAAVFACNFPYHLLGISQELLGAAGLPWPLLEPLIRETVEKALTNPPFQGQTGPAVRADVPTMQAHQRLLADHPNWQALYEQLSASIRRQHEERTT from the coding sequence ATGGAGCATCATTTTCCGGCGGATAGGCCGTTTCGGGTAGCGGTGCTGGGTACCGGCCGCGTAGCCAGCCACCTGGTGCCAGCACTGGCACGGGCCGGGCACCAGGTAACCGCCGTGTGGGGCCGCTCGTTGGCCGCTGCTACTGAGCTGGCTGCGCTGGCGCCCGGGGCGCTGCCCGTAGCCGGCCCCGGGCCACTGCCCGCTGCCGATATCTACCTGGTAGCTGTATCCGACGCGGCCGTGGCCGAAGTTGTCAGCGCGGTACGTTTCCCGGCAGGCAGCATAGTAGCCCACACCTCCGGCTCGGTGCCGCTGGCCGCGGTTGCCGCGGTGCCAGAAGTACGCGGAGGCGTGTGGTATCCACTCCAAACCTTCAGTGCCGGCCGTGCCGTAGACTGGGCGCAGGTGCCCATCTGCGTAGAGGCCGCTGACTCTGCCGCTGAAACAGCCTTATTGGCGCTGGCTCGCAGCCTGAGCCCGGAAAAAGCGCAGCTGGTAGCCACGCCGCAGCGCCAGGCTCTGCACGTGGCGGCGGTGTTTGCCTGCAACTTTCCGTATCACCTTCTGGGCATCAGCCAGGAACTGCTGGGGGCAGCGGGGCTGCCGTGGCCATTGCTGGAGCCGCTCATCCGCGAAACAGTGGAAAAAGCCCTGACAAATCCGCCGTTTCAGGGTCAGACCGGCCCGGCCGTGCGCGCCGATGTGCCAACAATGCAGGCGCATCAGCGGTTATTGGCCGACCACCCCAACTGGCAGGCTTTGTACGAGCAGCTTTCCGCCAGCATCCGGCGCCAACACGAGGAGCGTACGACGTAG
- the purH gene encoding bifunctional phosphoribosylaminoimidazolecarboxamide formyltransferase/IMP cyclohydrolase, producing MMQPIRSALVSVYYKDRLEPLIRVLAQHGVQLYSTGGTQKFIEELGVPVTAVESLTGFPEVFGGRVKTLHPTVFGGILHRRHEAADVAQAAEHQIPPIDLVIVDLYPFEETVASGAPEADVIEKIDIGGISLLRAAAKNYRDVLVVSSRDQYEAVTTLLTEQNGATSLENRRQYAAAAFGATSHYDTQIHAYFLGNEQSTDANSSLITPLRYGENPHQQGAFHGDLAALFDQLHGKQLSYNNLVDVDAAVLLMQEFQADGPAACAILKHTNACGVAQADTLTEAYLNALACDPVSAFGGVIIVNRPVDVATAEELHKLFFEVLIAPDFAPDALAVLQGKKNRILLRQKPVEFPQKQIKTLLNGVIEQDFDRVVEGPREFRTVTESAPTAEETAALAFALKICKHTKSNTIVLARAGQLLASGVGQTSRVDALRQAIEKARAFGFDLQGAVMASDAFFPFPDCVEIAGEAGIRAVVQPGGSIKDQDSITAANQLGMAMVLTGVRHFKH from the coding sequence ATGATGCAGCCCATTCGCTCTGCCTTGGTTTCCGTGTATTACAAAGACCGGCTGGAGCCGCTTATCCGGGTGCTGGCCCAACACGGCGTGCAGCTGTATTCTACGGGCGGCACCCAGAAGTTCATCGAGGAGCTGGGTGTGCCCGTGACGGCGGTAGAAAGCCTGACGGGCTTCCCGGAAGTGTTTGGGGGCCGCGTGAAAACCCTGCACCCCACCGTATTCGGGGGCATTCTGCACCGCCGACACGAGGCCGCCGACGTGGCCCAGGCCGCCGAGCACCAGATTCCCCCCATCGACCTGGTGATTGTGGACCTGTACCCCTTCGAGGAAACCGTAGCCTCGGGGGCGCCGGAAGCTGATGTGATTGAGAAAATCGACATCGGCGGCATTTCCCTGCTGCGCGCGGCCGCCAAAAACTACCGCGACGTGCTGGTGGTCAGCAGCCGCGACCAGTACGAGGCCGTGACCACGCTGCTAACCGAACAGAACGGCGCTACTTCCCTGGAAAACCGCCGCCAGTACGCCGCCGCCGCCTTCGGGGCCACCTCGCACTACGACACGCAGATTCACGCCTATTTCCTGGGTAACGAGCAATCAACGGACGCAAATTCCTCCTTGATTACCCCGCTGCGCTACGGCGAAAATCCTCATCAGCAGGGCGCTTTCCACGGCGACCTGGCGGCGCTGTTCGACCAGTTGCACGGCAAGCAGCTCAGCTACAACAACCTTGTGGATGTAGACGCGGCCGTGCTGCTGATGCAGGAGTTTCAGGCCGATGGACCGGCCGCCTGCGCCATTCTCAAGCACACCAATGCCTGCGGCGTGGCCCAGGCCGATACGCTCACCGAAGCCTATCTGAACGCCCTGGCCTGCGACCCGGTGTCGGCGTTTGGGGGCGTCATCATCGTGAACCGGCCGGTGGATGTGGCTACGGCTGAGGAGTTGCACAAGCTGTTTTTCGAAGTGCTGATTGCGCCCGATTTTGCACCCGATGCTTTGGCGGTGCTGCAAGGCAAGAAAAATCGTATTCTGCTGCGCCAGAAGCCCGTTGAGTTCCCGCAGAAGCAAATCAAAACCCTGCTCAACGGTGTCATCGAGCAGGATTTCGACCGGGTGGTAGAAGGGCCCCGGGAGTTCCGCACCGTTACGGAGTCCGCGCCCACGGCCGAGGAGACGGCGGCGCTGGCGTTTGCCCTCAAAATCTGCAAGCATACCAAGAGTAACACCATTGTGCTGGCACGGGCCGGGCAATTGCTGGCTTCGGGCGTGGGCCAGACCTCCCGCGTGGACGCCCTGCGCCAGGCCATTGAGAAGGCCCGCGCCTTCGGGTTCGATCTGCAGGGCGCCGTTATGGCCTCCGATGCCTTCTTCCCCTTCCCCGACTGCGTGGAAATTGCGGGCGAAGCCGGCATCCGGGCGGTGGTGCAGCCCGGCGGCTCCATCAAGGACCAGGACAGCATTACGGCCGCCAACCAGCTAGGCATGGCTATGGTGCTCACGGGCGTGCGGCACTTCAAGCACTAA
- a CDS encoding HAD family hydrolase codes for MMNLSAIKAFIFDVDGVLTDGTLLALNSGEQARAFHIRDGYAIRHALRKGYRVIIISGREEEGVRRRLESLDVQDIYLGVDDKMVVFNKYINLHRLDPATIAYMGDDMPDVEVMRRCGLAACPADAAADVRAISAFVAALPGGKGAVRELIEATMKQQGTW; via the coding sequence ATGATGAATTTATCGGCTATCAAGGCATTTATCTTTGATGTGGACGGCGTGCTGACGGATGGCACGCTGCTGGCCCTGAACTCAGGCGAGCAGGCCCGCGCCTTCCACATCCGCGACGGGTATGCCATCCGGCACGCCCTGCGCAAGGGCTACCGCGTCATCATCATCTCGGGCCGCGAGGAAGAGGGCGTGCGCCGCCGCCTGGAGTCCCTGGACGTGCAAGATATCTACCTGGGTGTGGATGATAAGATGGTCGTTTTCAACAAGTACATCAACCTGCACCGCCTCGACCCGGCTACCATTGCCTACATGGGCGACGACATGCCCGACGTAGAGGTGATGCGCCGCTGCGGCCTGGCTGCCTGCCCCGCCGATGCCGCCGCGGATGTGCGCGCCATCAGCGCATTTGTGGCGGCGCTGCCGGGCGGCAAAGGGGCCGTGCGTGAGCTGATTGAAGCCACTATGAAGCAGCAGGGCACCTGGTAA
- a CDS encoding nodulation S family protein yields MNPNQPYNLPPAYFDDVYRANDDPWSFETSPYEHDKYQATLAALPRPYHQRALEIGCSLGVLTAQLAPRCQELLAVDVAEAALARARHRCAAFPHVQFRRMQVPDEFPAGQFELILVSEVGYYWDEPTLRRAAETMFDALLPGGQLLLVHWTPLVHDYPLTGDEVHELFLEYARPGGIAQHLLHQRQPTYRLDLLEKKPA; encoded by the coding sequence ATGAACCCCAACCAGCCGTACAACCTACCTCCGGCCTACTTCGACGACGTGTACCGGGCTAATGACGACCCGTGGAGCTTCGAAACCAGCCCTTATGAGCACGACAAGTACCAGGCTACCCTCGCGGCGCTGCCCCGGCCCTACCACCAGCGCGCATTAGAAATTGGCTGTTCACTGGGAGTGCTTACGGCCCAGTTGGCGCCCCGGTGCCAGGAGCTGCTGGCCGTAGATGTGGCTGAAGCCGCGCTAGCCAGGGCCCGGCATCGGTGCGCGGCCTTCCCTCACGTGCAGTTCAGGCGGATGCAGGTGCCGGATGAATTTCCGGCGGGACAGTTTGAGCTGATCTTAGTGTCGGAGGTGGGCTACTACTGGGATGAGCCGACCCTGCGCCGGGCCGCCGAAACCATGTTTGACGCCTTGCTACCGGGTGGGCAGCTGCTGCTGGTGCACTGGACACCGCTCGTCCACGACTACCCCCTCACCGGCGACGAAGTGCACGAGTTGTTTCTGGAATACGCCCGGCCCGGGGGAATAGCGCAGCATCTGTTGCACCAGCGGCAGCCCACGTACCGGCTCGATCTGCTGGAAAAGAAGCCGGCTTAG
- a CDS encoding outer membrane protein assembly factor yields the protein MFLLRASATLSLTLLALAVGAQSSADSVATRKAAKKTRRVKVAALPIVFSQPETGVAYGAAVLPVWRFGQDTTTRSSNARLLTYRTQRKQSSASFTHAIFTPGERYFISGEAQYFNLPIYYYGVGNDTRKSEKSDISYRLFILNQRVLKRLRPGLFVGGLYRLTNLHRLRIDDPLTDDGTRPNWLLERNERERQNTLTSGLGPSLIYDTRDNILSAHHGNFLDASALLVGKALGSDFTFSRLQVDARRYQVLGSKETERTVLAGQVLGTFHGGTVPFRELAQLGGGANDAGHL from the coding sequence ATGTTCTTACTTCGTGCCAGCGCCACATTGTCGCTAACGCTGCTGGCCCTGGCCGTCGGCGCCCAATCGTCTGCCGACTCAGTAGCCACCCGCAAAGCCGCCAAAAAAACGCGCCGCGTGAAAGTGGCTGCGCTGCCCATCGTGTTTTCGCAGCCCGAAACCGGTGTGGCTTATGGAGCCGCCGTGCTGCCGGTGTGGCGCTTTGGGCAGGATACCACCACGCGCAGCTCCAATGCCCGCCTGCTGACTTACCGCACCCAGCGCAAGCAGTCCAGCGCCAGCTTCACCCACGCCATCTTCACGCCCGGCGAGCGATACTTCATCAGCGGGGAAGCCCAGTATTTCAACCTGCCGATTTATTACTACGGCGTAGGCAACGATACCCGCAAAAGCGAGAAAAGCGACATTTCGTACCGCCTGTTCATTCTCAACCAGCGCGTGCTCAAGCGGCTGCGGCCGGGCCTGTTCGTGGGCGGGCTCTACCGCCTCACCAACCTGCACCGCCTCCGGATCGACGACCCCCTGACGGATGATGGCACCCGCCCCAACTGGCTGCTGGAGCGCAATGAGCGGGAGCGGCAAAACACGCTGACATCCGGCCTGGGACCGTCTCTTATTTACGATACCCGCGACAACATTCTAAGCGCCCACCACGGCAACTTTCTGGATGCCAGTGCCCTGCTGGTGGGTAAGGCGCTGGGCAGTGACTTCACCTTTTCGCGCCTGCAGGTGGATGCCCGCCGCTACCAGGTGCTGGGCTCGAAGGAAACCGAGCGAACGGTCCTGGCCGGGCAGGTGCTGGGCACGTTTCATGGCGGCACTGTACCATTTCGGGAGCTGGCGCAGTTGGGCGGGGGAGCGAATGATGCGGGGCATCTATGA
- the iscX gene encoding Fe-S cluster assembly protein IscX, which translates to MTYFEPPIHWQDHEDIAMALYEKFGDDFTEAKIYRIRFTDLLDWILTLPNFEGTREQATEGHLEQIQAKWVYEWRDNQ; encoded by the coding sequence ATGACTTATTTCGAGCCCCCGATTCACTGGCAGGACCACGAGGATATTGCCATGGCCCTGTACGAGAAATTCGGCGACGACTTCACGGAGGCCAAAATCTACCGTATCCGCTTCACCGACCTGCTGGACTGGATACTCACGCTGCCCAACTTCGAAGGCACCCGCGAGCAGGCCACCGAAGGCCACCTGGAGCAGATCCAGGCCAAATGGGTATACGAGTGGCGCGACAATCAATAG
- a CDS encoding cold-shock protein gives MKTGTVKFYNEAKGYGFITEDGTKEDFFVHVTGLNGGQIQQNDRVEFDTQEGRKGVNAVNVKKV, from the coding sequence ATGAAAACAGGAACCGTAAAATTCTATAATGAGGCGAAGGGCTACGGCTTCATTACAGAAGACGGCACGAAGGAAGACTTCTTCGTTCATGTTACCGGCCTTAACGGGGGCCAGATTCAGCAGAATGACCGCGTGGAGTTTGATACCCAGGAAGGCCGCAAAGGCGTGAATGCGGTGAACGTGAAGAAAGTATAG
- a CDS encoding BamA/TamA family outer membrane protein, with translation MRILTLLLATLWLAPAAVAQITPVAVDSAAIAPVPTVTAEPVPTATPPTTTTAQPPKDPADKPSFIPAPVIFYEPETGFAAGATFLPTWRHGRDTTVRKSNGRLGGWFSQKKQLNLQLSHTIFTRQERYLLIGDIQYFDYPIFFYGIGNDTRKEDESEIAYKLLTINQRALKSIHRYTFLGLQYRFADLRSLRAKQELNNEETGANLYYSELTPREKEPFRISGAGPTFIYDSRDVILSTFKGAYLDLQTLFNLKGLGSDYTFTRYMVDGRYFQPLGSNRTIWASQVIGTFHNGTVPFRELGNLGGVSLLRGIYEGRFRDRQLLAAQTEIRHHLFWRLNGAVFAGVGQVAPHLQDMSFSGIKLAGGAGVRFQFNRRDRLNIRFDYGVGSGGNSGLYFGVNEAF, from the coding sequence ATGCGTATTCTTACCCTGCTGCTGGCCACGTTGTGGCTGGCACCGGCCGCCGTTGCCCAAATCACGCCCGTTGCCGTCGATTCCGCCGCCATTGCGCCGGTCCCGACCGTGACGGCTGAGCCCGTCCCAACTGCCACCCCGCCGACAACCACCACCGCGCAGCCACCCAAAGACCCCGCCGACAAGCCCAGCTTTATTCCCGCGCCGGTCATATTCTACGAGCCAGAAACCGGGTTTGCGGCCGGTGCTACGTTTCTGCCCACCTGGCGGCACGGCCGCGACACCACGGTGCGCAAGTCCAACGGGCGGCTCGGCGGCTGGTTTTCCCAGAAAAAGCAACTGAACCTGCAGCTCTCGCACACCATCTTCACCCGGCAGGAGCGCTATCTGCTCATCGGTGATATTCAGTACTTCGACTACCCTATTTTCTTCTACGGGATTGGCAACGACACCCGGAAGGAAGACGAAAGCGAAATTGCCTACAAGCTGCTCACCATCAACCAGCGCGCCCTCAAAAGCATCCACCGCTACACCTTTCTGGGTTTGCAGTACCGCTTTGCCGACCTGCGCAGCCTGCGCGCCAAGCAGGAGCTGAACAATGAGGAAACAGGTGCCAACCTCTACTATTCCGAGCTGACGCCCCGCGAAAAAGAGCCCTTCCGCATATCCGGTGCCGGCCCCACGTTTATCTACGACAGCCGGGACGTGATTCTGAGCACGTTCAAAGGTGCTTACCTGGACTTGCAGACGCTTTTCAACCTCAAGGGCCTGGGCAGTGACTACACCTTCACGCGCTACATGGTGGATGGGCGCTATTTTCAGCCCCTGGGCTCCAACCGCACTATCTGGGCCAGTCAGGTTATCGGCACTTTTCACAACGGCACGGTGCCGTTTCGGGAGCTGGGCAACCTGGGCGGCGTGAGTTTGCTGCGGGGTATATACGAGGGCCGTTTCCGCGACCGGCAGCTGCTGGCCGCCCAAACAGAAATCCGGCACCACCTGTTCTGGCGCCTGAACGGAGCCGTGTTTGCGGGCGTGGGCCAGGTGGCCCCGCACCTGCAGGATATGTCCTTCAGCGGCATCAAGCTGGCCGGCGGCGCGGGGGTGCGCTTTCAGTTCAACCGCCGCGACCGGCTCAACATCCGCTTCGACTACGGCGTAGGCTCGGGCGGCAACAGCGGCCTGTACTTCGGGGTGAACGAGGCATTTTAG